The Desulfuromonas acetexigens genome has a segment encoding these proteins:
- a CDS encoding methyl-accepting chemotaxis protein, with the protein MALFRFYMDLSIKAKLALMVACYSCGLAATGILSNFLQNQRWLSAFVAAVILLGLFFGYIIMRSIVVPLQQALALLDQVAQGDLSVRIAATAQNETGHLLTSLQGMIDRLRRTIADIRAVTGRLTEKSAQMNETSRELSQGVSDQAASVEETSASMHEMASNLRQNAHNAAQTETIANRAAKDAAFGGDAVGKTVDVMNEMARKITIIEEIARQTNLLALNAAIEAVRAGQQGKGFTVVAGEVRKLAERCQKAAREINDLAGGSVRVAGEAGELLTQMVPEIERTATLVQEISSAVKEQDLGLAQMTVAIDRLTQLTQKNSHAAEDIASAAEILDAYSQELEASIDFFTLGEAQTIKIQRCEERG; encoded by the coding sequence ATGGCGCTCTTTCGTTTCTACATGGATCTCAGCATCAAAGCCAAACTGGCCCTGATGGTCGCCTGCTACTCCTGCGGGTTGGCCGCCACCGGAATTCTCAGCAACTTTCTGCAGAACCAGCGGTGGCTGTCGGCCTTCGTCGCCGCCGTCATCCTGCTCGGCCTCTTCTTCGGCTACATCATCATGCGCAGCATCGTCGTCCCCCTGCAACAGGCCCTGGCTCTGCTCGATCAGGTCGCCCAAGGGGATCTGTCGGTGCGCATCGCCGCGACGGCGCAGAACGAAACCGGCCATCTGCTGACCTCATTGCAAGGGATGATTGACCGTCTGCGGAGGACCATCGCCGACATTCGCGCCGTGACCGGACGCCTGACCGAAAAGAGCGCGCAGATGAACGAGACCTCCCGGGAATTGTCCCAGGGGGTCTCCGACCAGGCGGCGTCGGTGGAGGAGACCTCGGCCTCCATGCATGAAATGGCTTCGAATCTGCGCCAAAACGCCCACAATGCCGCCCAGACCGAGACAATCGCCAACCGGGCCGCCAAGGACGCGGCCTTCGGCGGCGATGCCGTCGGCAAAACCGTCGACGTCATGAACGAGATGGCCCGCAAGATCACCATCATCGAAGAGATCGCCCGACAAACCAACCTGCTCGCCCTTAACGCGGCCATCGAGGCGGTCCGGGCCGGCCAACAGGGCAAAGGCTTCACGGTCGTCGCCGGGGAAGTCCGAAAATTGGCGGAGCGGTGTCAAAAAGCCGCCAGGGAGATCAACGACCTGGCCGGCGGCAGCGTCCGGGTCGCCGGTGAAGCCGGAGAGTTGCTGACGCAGATGGTGCCGGAAATCGAGCGCACCGCCACCCTGGTTCAGGAAATTTCCAGCGCCGTCAAGGAGCAGGATCTCGGTCTGGCGCAGATGACCGTCGCCATCGACCGCCTCACCCAACTGACCCAGAAAAACAGCCATGCGGCCGAGGACATCGCTTCGGCGGCGGAAATTCTCGACGCCTATTCGCAGGAACTTGAAGCGTCCATCGATTTTTTCACCCTCGGCGAAGCGCAAACTATTAAAATACAACGATGTGAAGAACGAGGATAA
- a CDS encoding diguanylate cyclase, which yields MIEPRLTDSLEHSSSSSFVRKYLGGIFLAICLILVSVFWGFSYKANQLIEDQLRQQGQAFFQEVVLTRDWLAQHGGVYVPLTPGMEVNPYLLKVPGLKVVIQDQEGNHYTLKNPALVTREISEIAAGQGLFRFHITSILPLNPQNSPDAFERQALEKFARGETEAYGYVEEGGRSIFRYMAPLPTKESCMACHAAQGYRPGVVRGGISVSLDATATLTQMRENRFYLIASAIGLVALILAVILFISRVFIKDLKKAEERLLEMATRDFLTGLLNRRETYRRLQEESRRGTRFGDPLSVILLDIDFFKKINDNHGHLIGDRFLQETAEVLRNTLREYDILCRYGGEEFLVGALKANLEQAAQAAERVRLRMKDLRVPGGDGGAIAVTISAGVAQLRPGESIDGLIARADEALYRAKGTGRDRVVTSGEIETP from the coding sequence ATGATCGAACCGCGCTTGACCGATTCCCTTGAGCACTCTTCCAGCAGCAGCTTCGTCCGCAAGTATCTGGGGGGGATCTTTCTCGCCATCTGCCTGATTCTGGTCTCGGTCTTCTGGGGCTTCAGCTACAAGGCCAACCAACTCATCGAAGACCAACTGCGCCAACAAGGGCAGGCGTTTTTCCAGGAGGTGGTGCTGACCCGCGACTGGCTCGCCCAGCACGGCGGGGTCTACGTTCCCCTCACCCCGGGAATGGAGGTCAACCCGTACCTGCTGAAAGTTCCGGGACTGAAGGTCGTCATCCAGGACCAGGAGGGGAACCATTACACCCTGAAAAATCCCGCCCTGGTTACCCGCGAAATTTCCGAGATCGCCGCCGGTCAGGGGCTCTTCCGTTTCCACATCACCAGCATCTTGCCCCTGAATCCGCAAAACTCCCCCGACGCCTTCGAGCGCCAAGCCCTGGAAAAGTTCGCCCGGGGAGAGACGGAGGCTTACGGTTACGTTGAGGAGGGCGGGCGAAGCATTTTCCGCTACATGGCGCCGCTCCCCACCAAGGAGAGCTGCATGGCTTGCCACGCCGCCCAAGGCTACCGCCCCGGAGTGGTTCGCGGCGGCATCAGCGTTTCTCTCGACGCCACGGCGACTCTGACGCAGATGCGGGAAAACCGCTTTTACCTCATCGCCTCGGCGATCGGCCTGGTCGCCCTGATCCTCGCCGTCATCCTCTTTATCTCCCGGGTCTTCATCAAGGATTTGAAAAAAGCGGAAGAACGGCTTCTGGAGATGGCCACCCGCGATTTTCTCACCGGCCTGCTCAACCGCCGTGAAACCTACCGCCGCCTGCAGGAGGAATCCCGGCGCGGTACCCGCTTCGGCGACCCCCTTTCCGTCATCCTGCTCGACATCGACTTTTTCAAAAAGATCAACGACAACCACGGACATCTCATTGGCGACCGTTTTTTGCAGGAAACCGCCGAGGTGCTTCGCAACACCTTGCGCGAATACGACATTCTCTGTCGGTACGGTGGGGAAGAATTTCTCGTGGGGGCGCTCAAGGCCAACCTGGAGCAGGCGGCGCAGGCCGCGGAGCGGGTACGCCTGCGGATGAAGGATCTGCGGGTGCCCGGCGGAGACGGCGGCGCCATCGCCGTCACCATCAGCGCCGGGGTCGCCCAGTTGCGCCCCGGCGAAAGCATCGACGGCCTCATCGCCCGCGCCGACGAAGCCCTCTACCGGGCCAAGGGCACCGGCCGCGACCGGGTGGTGACCAGCGGAGAAATCGAGACGCCATGA
- a CDS encoding Fur family transcriptional regulator: protein MPGTVNIPGEILAALEEALKAAGLRLTHQRLEIYRELVAACDHPSAETLHQRLRKRIPTLSLDTVYRTLATLAEQGLINRVETLESQARFEATSRRHHHLICRKCGKIADFQWPDIDSAALPQEISEWGRIDLKNVVIHGICRNCLEGEEK from the coding sequence ATGCCTGGCACAGTGAACATCCCCGGAGAAATACTGGCCGCCCTAGAAGAGGCCCTGAAAGCCGCCGGTCTGCGCCTCACCCACCAGCGTCTGGAGATTTATCGGGAACTGGTGGCGGCCTGCGATCACCCCTCGGCGGAAACCTTGCATCAGCGCCTACGCAAGCGCATTCCGACACTCTCCCTGGATACGGTCTACCGCACCCTGGCGACCCTCGCCGAACAGGGGCTGATCAACCGGGTCGAAACCCTGGAAAGCCAGGCGCGCTTCGAGGCGACGAGCCGCCGCCATCACCATTTGATCTGCCGGAAATGCGGGAAGATCGCGGATTTTCAGTGGCCGGACATCGACTCGGCGGCGTTGCCGCAAGAAATTTCAGAGTGGGGACGGATCGATCTGAAAAATGTGGTGATTCACGGCATCTGCCGCAACTGTCTGGAGGGGGAGGAAAAGTAA
- a CDS encoding catalase, translating into MSKKKLTTNAGAPVVDNQNIMTAGPRGPALLQDVWFLEKLAQFDREVIPERRMHAKGSGAFGTFTVTHNITQYTRAKIFSEIGKKTELFVRFSTVAGERGAADAERDIRGFAMKFYTEEGNWDLVGNNTPVFFLKDPKKFPDLNHVVKRDPRTNLRSAKNNWDFWTLLPEALHQVTITMSDRGIPRSYRHMNGYGSHTYSLLNAKNERIWVKFHFKTEQGIQTLTDAEAEAIIGKDRESNQRDLYESIEKGDFPRWKMQIQVMTDEQAKSCPFNPFDLSKVWPHGDYPTIDVGVLELNRNPDNYFAEVEQAAFNPANIVPGIGFSPDKMLQGRLFSYGDAQRYRLGVNHHLIPVNQPRCPFHSYHRDGAMRVDGNHGSTLGYEPNGYGEWQEQPEFAEPPLELSGAAAHWNHREDNDDYYSQPGNLFRLMSPAQQEALFGNTARALGDAPKEIKIRHIGNCLKADPAYGKGVADALGISLNEVPGN; encoded by the coding sequence ATGTCCAAGAAAAAACTCACCACCAATGCCGGTGCCCCCGTCGTCGACAACCAGAACATCATGACCGCTGGACCGCGCGGACCGGCCCTCTTGCAGGACGTCTGGTTCCTGGAAAAACTCGCTCAGTTCGACCGCGAGGTCATTCCCGAGCGGCGCATGCATGCCAAGGGCTCGGGTGCCTTCGGTACCTTCACCGTCACCCACAACATCACCCAATACACCCGGGCGAAGATTTTTTCCGAGATCGGGAAGAAGACCGAGCTCTTCGTGCGCTTCTCCACCGTCGCCGGCGAGCGCGGCGCGGCGGACGCCGAGCGGGACATTCGCGGCTTCGCCATGAAGTTCTACACCGAGGAGGGAAACTGGGATCTGGTCGGCAATAACACCCCGGTCTTCTTCCTCAAGGACCCGAAGAAATTCCCCGACCTCAATCACGTGGTCAAGCGCGACCCGCGCACCAACCTGCGCAGCGCCAAGAACAACTGGGATTTCTGGACCCTGCTCCCCGAGGCCCTGCACCAGGTCACCATCACCATGAGCGACCGTGGCATCCCCCGCTCCTACCGGCACATGAACGGCTACGGCAGCCATACCTACAGCCTGCTCAACGCCAAAAACGAGCGGATCTGGGTGAAGTTCCACTTCAAGACCGAGCAGGGCATCCAGACTCTAACTGACGCCGAGGCCGAGGCGATCATCGGCAAGGATCGGGAAAGCAATCAGCGCGACCTCTACGAGAGCATTGAAAAGGGGGATTTCCCCCGCTGGAAGATGCAGATCCAGGTGATGACCGATGAGCAGGCGAAGAGCTGCCCCTTCAATCCCTTCGATCTTTCCAAGGTCTGGCCCCACGGCGACTATCCGACGATCGACGTCGGTGTGCTCGAACTCAACCGCAACCCCGACAACTACTTTGCCGAAGTCGAGCAGGCCGCCTTCAATCCCGCCAACATCGTCCCCGGCATCGGCTTCTCGCCGGACAAGATGCTGCAGGGGCGGCTCTTTTCCTACGGCGACGCCCAGCGCTACCGCCTCGGCGTCAACCATCACCTGATTCCGGTGAACCAGCCGCGCTGCCCCTTCCACAGCTACCACCGCGACGGCGCCATGCGCGTCGACGGAAACCATGGCAGCACTCTCGGCTACGAGCCGAACGGCTACGGCGAATGGCAGGAGCAGCCGGAATTCGCCGAACCGCCGCTGGAACTCTCCGGCGCCGCCGCTCATTGGAACCACCGAGAAGACAATGACGATTATTACAGCCAGCCCGGGAATCTCTTCCGGCTGATGAGTCCGGCCCAACAGGAAGCCTTGTTTGGCAATACCGCCCGGGCCCTGGGCGATGCCCCGAAAGAGATCAAGATCCGCCACATCGGCAACTGCCTGAAAGCCGATCCGGCCTACGGCAAAGGGGTCGCCGACGCCCTCGGCATATCCTTGAACGAAGTTCCCGGGAACTAA
- a CDS encoding GSU3529 family protein yields MGSWKKLLQLLEDPAVVGELPETLLPALRAVAAQPEKYSRQEELVDKLVGQLVSFDLYAGVGCFCESASAADIQRTLQELDPSL; encoded by the coding sequence ATGGGCTCGTGGAAGAAACTGCTGCAATTGCTTGAAGATCCCGCCGTCGTGGGCGAACTGCCGGAGACCCTTCTTCCCGCACTGCGCGCCGTTGCCGCGCAGCCGGAGAAATATTCCCGACAAGAGGAACTGGTCGACAAACTCGTCGGTCAACTCGTCTCTTTCGACCTTTACGCCGGGGTCGGCTGCTTCTGCGAGAGCGCCAGCGCCGCCGATATTCAGAGAACTCTGCAAGAACTGGACCCGTCGCTGTAA
- a CDS encoding PilZ domain-containing protein: MQEKRRFGRIPFGAIVSLSAQDQTYKGALHDISLNGAKILLDAPDSPELNSHCRLKLPLSEDLVLEFAGEVVHAFESVVGLRFTESDPESFGHLIRLMELNTGNAEKVHDELHHID; the protein is encoded by the coding sequence ATGCAGGAAAAACGTAGGTTCGGCCGCATTCCCTTTGGCGCCATCGTCAGCCTTTCAGCCCAGGACCAGACCTACAAAGGGGCTTTGCACGACATTTCCCTGAACGGCGCCAAAATCCTGCTCGACGCCCCCGACAGCCCCGAGCTGAACAGCCACTGCCGACTCAAGTTGCCCCTCTCCGAGGATCTGGTCCTGGAATTCGCGGGTGAAGTCGTGCACGCCTTTGAGAGCGTGGTCGGTCTGCGCTTCACCGAGAGCGATCCGGAAAGTTTCGGCCACCTCATCCGCCTGATGGAACTGAACACCGGCAACGCCGAAAAAGTCCACGACGAGTTGCACCACATCGATTGA
- a CDS encoding DUF2442 domain-containing protein — MDCGQQRGVDGTMARATRITRPRLTAVTPVSDYALEVCFADGSGGIVSLKDSVFSLPGLAPLRDPEAFSAAVLGEYGWEAEWPRFDIQIGADTLFADMLDQHSQTPADRFTAWRIRNGLSLAAAGRELGVTVRTVSAYGSGARPIPRTVELACIGWEEEQRRKSA; from the coding sequence ATGGATTGCGGACAACAGAGAGGAGTTGATGGAACAATGGCACGCGCTACACGGATAACACGTCCGAGATTGACGGCTGTAACACCTGTGTCCGACTATGCTCTCGAAGTGTGCTTTGCCGACGGGTCCGGCGGCATTGTGAGCCTTAAGGACTCCGTCTTTTCTTTGCCCGGTCTTGCCCCGCTTCGCGATCCGGAGGCTTTTTCCGCCGCCGTTTTAGGAGAATACGGGTGGGAAGCCGAGTGGCCTCGGTTTGACATTCAGATTGGCGCCGACACGCTCTTCGCGGATATGCTCGATCAGCATTCGCAAACTCCGGCGGATCGTTTCACCGCTTGGAGAATCCGAAATGGCCTGTCTCTGGCGGCCGCCGGTCGTGAGCTCGGCGTCACCGTCCGCACGGTAAGCGCCTATGGTTCCGGTGCTCGCCCGATTCCGCGCACGGTCGAACTTGCATGTATTGGCTGGGAAGAAGAACAACGAAGGAAATCCGCTTGA
- a CDS encoding DUF4160 domain-containing protein, with the protein MTTKYRFSNFRITLRAKDHNPPHVHLMGPDFEAVISLMTLAVMDGSAPTKVLRHALKWIADNREELMEQWHALHG; encoded by the coding sequence ATGACGACAAAATATCGCTTTTCAAATTTCAGGATCACCTTGCGGGCGAAAGATCATAATCCTCCCCATGTTCACCTTATGGGGCCTGATTTTGAAGCGGTAATAAGTCTTATGACGCTCGCGGTCATGGATGGTTCCGCGCCGACAAAGGTGTTGCGTCATGCCCTGAAATGGATTGCGGACAACAGAGAGGAGTTGATGGAACAATGGCACGCGCTACACGGATAA
- a CDS encoding RecQ family ATP-dependent DNA helicase — protein MPAEPSLHHCLQQNFGFSTFRPGQEAVIDCLLAGRSALAIFPTGGGKSLCYQLPALLLDGLTLVISPLIALMKDQVDALQARGIAAARLDSSISAAEVQSIYRQLEAGSLKLLYIAPERLANERFLHRLRGSTIDLLAIDEAHCISEWGHNFRPEYMKIARLAQEIGVGRVLALTATATPGVAADIRRAFAIADGDEIRTSFHRPNLHLSVTPCPAPQRRALLLQRLREQGGGATIVYVTLQRTAEAVAKFLEAEGIAAKAYHAGMQNEVRGAVQDAFMAGTLQVVVATIAFGMGIDKADIRAVYHYNLPKTLENYMQEIGRAGRDGRDSRCEILACADDLTVLANFSYGDTPTPEALRQLVEQLLRQGEVFDVSLYDLSGEFDIRPLVIATVFTYLELQGVLRSTGPFYDGYKIRFNRPQEEILAGFDPQRVAFLQALFATAKKGRLWYQLMPGESAAALNEPRRRITAAINYLEEQGEIQVQVTGLRHGYRRERQEADPETLIAGLQETFAKREIQDIARLREVLAYAEQRRCLTSHLLNYFGEAIDADCGDCSRCRSGQGARLSRTAPLEPGPAEAAIARRVQDEGHAPLSHPRQLARFLCGITSPAANRARLGRHSDFGALEQFPFRKVMDLVSPGPD, from the coding sequence ATGCCCGCCGAACCATCGCTTCACCACTGCCTGCAACAGAACTTCGGTTTTTCCACCTTTCGCCCCGGGCAGGAGGCGGTCATCGACTGCCTGCTGGCCGGGCGCTCGGCCCTGGCGATCTTTCCCACCGGCGGCGGCAAGAGTCTGTGCTACCAACTGCCGGCCCTACTCCTCGACGGGTTGACCCTAGTCATTTCGCCGTTGATCGCCTTGATGAAGGATCAGGTCGACGCCCTGCAGGCTCGCGGCATCGCCGCCGCCCGCCTTGACTCAAGTATCAGCGCGGCCGAGGTGCAATCGATCTACCGCCAGCTCGAAGCCGGCAGCCTGAAGCTGCTCTACATCGCCCCGGAGCGGTTGGCCAACGAGCGCTTTCTGCACCGCCTGCGCGGCAGCACCATCGACCTGCTGGCCATCGACGAGGCCCACTGCATTTCCGAATGGGGGCACAACTTTCGCCCCGAATATATGAAGATCGCCCGCCTCGCCCAGGAGATCGGCGTCGGTCGGGTGCTGGCTCTGACCGCCACCGCCACCCCTGGGGTGGCTGCCGACATTCGCCGCGCCTTCGCCATCGCCGACGGCGACGAAATCCGTACCTCTTTTCACCGCCCCAACCTGCATCTCAGCGTGACCCCTTGCCCGGCCCCGCAGCGCCGCGCCCTGCTGCTGCAACGGCTGCGCGAACAGGGGGGCGGGGCGACCATCGTCTACGTCACCTTGCAGCGCACCGCCGAAGCGGTGGCGAAGTTTCTGGAGGCGGAGGGGATCGCCGCCAAGGCCTACCACGCTGGGATGCAGAACGAGGTGCGCGGGGCGGTGCAGGACGCCTTCATGGCTGGAACCCTGCAGGTGGTGGTAGCGACCATCGCCTTCGGCATGGGGATCGACAAGGCCGATATTCGCGCCGTCTACCACTACAACCTCCCCAAGACCCTGGAAAACTACATGCAGGAGATCGGCCGCGCCGGCCGCGACGGTCGCGACTCCCGCTGCGAGATTCTGGCCTGCGCCGATGACTTGACCGTGCTGGCCAATTTCAGCTACGGCGATACCCCCACCCCCGAGGCCCTGCGGCAATTGGTGGAACAGCTGCTGCGCCAGGGCGAGGTTTTCGATGTCTCCCTTTACGATCTCTCAGGGGAGTTCGACATCCGCCCGCTGGTGATCGCCACCGTCTTCACCTACCTGGAACTGCAAGGGGTGCTGCGCTCAACCGGGCCCTTCTACGACGGCTACAAGATCCGGTTCAACCGGCCGCAAGAAGAGATCCTGGCCGGCTTCGACCCGCAGCGTGTCGCCTTCCTGCAGGCCCTCTTCGCCACTGCAAAAAAGGGGCGGCTCTGGTATCAGCTGATGCCCGGCGAGAGCGCGGCGGCCTTGAACGAGCCGCGCCGGCGGATCACCGCCGCCATCAACTACCTGGAGGAGCAAGGGGAGATCCAGGTACAGGTCACCGGCCTGCGCCACGGCTACCGCCGAGAACGGCAGGAGGCTGATCCTGAAACCCTCATCGCCGGCCTGCAAGAGACCTTCGCCAAACGGGAAATCCAGGACATCGCCCGACTGCGCGAGGTGCTCGCCTACGCCGAGCAGCGCCGCTGCCTGACCAGCCACCTGCTCAACTATTTCGGCGAGGCGATCGATGCCGACTGCGGCGACTGCAGTCGCTGCCGCAGCGGACAAGGAGCGCGCCTCTCCCGCACCGCTCCCCTCGAGCCGGGCCCCGCCGAAGCCGCCATCGCCCGCCGGGTACAGGACGAAGGCCATGCGCCCCTCTCCCATCCCCGCCAACTTGCCCGCTTTCTCTGCGGCATCACCAGCCCCGCTGCCAACCGCGCCCGCCTCGGCCGCCACAGCGATTTCGGTGCTCTGGAGCAGTTTCCTTTTCGCAAGGTGATGGATCTGGTTTCCCCTGGACCCGATTGA
- a CDS encoding DUF6172 family protein, with protein sequence MKKTFQMSHPKIKVPRLVEAIKHEVKKYIQRERRKPLPPGVDFWDFDCRFGANEASAEVIHISAINKSISEAEAKELPSFYLEVLAKPGHRSKKPKDGQVIEEEDSAGQDQERDE encoded by the coding sequence ATGAAAAAAACCTTTCAAATGAGCCACCCGAAGATCAAGGTTCCTCGTCTGGTCGAAGCCATCAAGCATGAAGTCAAAAAATACATCCAACGAGAGCGGAGAAAACCCCTCCCCCCGGGAGTCGATTTCTGGGATTTTGATTGCCGCTTTGGCGCCAATGAAGCCAGTGCCGAGGTGATTCACATCTCCGCCATCAACAAGTCCATTTCCGAGGCCGAAGCCAAAGAACTCCCCTCTTTTTATCTTGAAGTTCTGGCCAAGCCCGGTCATCGCAGCAAGAAACCAAAGGACGGGCAGGTCATCGAGGAAGAGGATTCAGCCGGTCAGGACCAAGAGCGAGACGAGTAG
- a CDS encoding vWA domain-containing protein, with protein sequence MRSEGLRGLENALVRLLKSHPFYGHFLIGFRRRETADGTALGVTIANGTPVLCVNPARLADFSPEEQRALLEHLIKHVLHLHMARRKGRHLYDWDIACDLAINPTIEDLPLQAAFPWKLKLEEGLAAEEYYRLLTRRFDPGNLEGQGLGDASVDAGQGSGEGEDAPLPETAAELSTIDDHEIWAEADSTPEALAEEMVRSLTREAYRKSGGEVPGDLRPLVEGLLAPSPIPWKEVLRQFVAAAGRVGRRSTWKREHRRFVHETPGIRKRQRLNLLIGVDVSDSTNQKDMRETFARELVQIARGRESRLTVLYAGSRIQRIDSFRGAPEVVEVFEGGGFTDLRPVFDYARTMQPRPAAVIYLTDGIGPAPEQMDYPTLWVLTREGEKPVEWGVELRLDV encoded by the coding sequence GTGAGGAGTGAAGGGTTGCGGGGCCTGGAAAATGCCCTGGTGCGGCTGCTCAAGAGCCATCCTTTTTACGGCCATTTTCTCATCGGCTTTCGCCGGCGCGAGACGGCCGACGGCACCGCGTTGGGGGTGACGATCGCCAACGGCACGCCGGTGCTCTGCGTCAATCCGGCGCGGCTGGCCGATTTCTCCCCGGAGGAACAGCGGGCGCTGCTCGAACACCTGATCAAGCATGTCCTCCATCTGCATATGGCGCGGCGCAAGGGGCGCCACCTTTACGACTGGGACATCGCCTGCGATCTCGCCATCAATCCGACCATCGAGGATCTGCCCCTCCAGGCCGCTTTTCCCTGGAAGCTCAAGCTCGAAGAAGGCCTGGCGGCGGAGGAATACTATCGATTGCTCACCCGGCGCTTCGATCCCGGGAACCTCGAAGGACAGGGACTGGGGGATGCCTCCGTCGACGCCGGCCAGGGGAGCGGCGAGGGGGAGGACGCGCCTTTGCCTGAAACTGCGGCGGAGCTGTCCACCATCGACGATCACGAGATCTGGGCCGAGGCGGACAGCACTCCCGAGGCGCTGGCCGAGGAAATGGTCCGCAGTCTGACCCGGGAAGCCTATCGCAAGAGCGGCGGCGAAGTGCCGGGCGATCTGCGCCCGCTGGTCGAGGGGCTGCTGGCGCCGTCGCCAATCCCCTGGAAAGAGGTGCTGCGCCAGTTCGTCGCCGCCGCCGGCCGGGTCGGACGCCGCTCTACCTGGAAGCGCGAGCACCGGCGTTTCGTCCACGAGACCCCGGGCATCCGCAAGCGGCAACGGCTGAATCTGCTCATCGGTGTCGATGTCAGCGACTCGACCAATCAGAAGGATATGCGCGAAACCTTTGCCCGGGAACTGGTCCAGATCGCCCGGGGGCGGGAAAGCCGTCTGACCGTCCTCTATGCCGGCAGCCGTATCCAGCGCATTGACAGCTTTCGCGGGGCGCCCGAAGTGGTGGAAGTCTTCGAGGGCGGGGGCTTCACCGACCTGCGTCCGGTCTTCGACTACGCCCGCACCATGCAGCCGCGCCCGGCGGCGGTCATTTACCTCACCGATGGCATCGGCCCGGCGCCGGAACAGATGGACTATCCGACCCTCTGGGTGCTGACCCGCGAGGGTGAAAAACCGGTGGAATGGGGCGTCGAGCTGCGGCTCGATGTCTGA
- the tpx gene encoding thiol peroxidase produces the protein MTQKKTGVITFKGNPMTLLGPELKIGAAAPEFKVVDNGLQPVTLADSQGQVRVITVVPSLDTPVCDTMTRKFNEEAAKLPENVVVYTVSLDLPFAQKRWCGNAGIEKVKTLSDYQERSFGLNYGLLIDELKLLARAVLVIDQKGTIAYQEIVKEVTAEPDYTAALAAARALL, from the coding sequence ATGACTCAGAAAAAGACCGGCGTAATTACCTTTAAAGGCAACCCCATGACCCTGCTCGGCCCCGAGCTCAAGATCGGTGCCGCCGCTCCCGAATTCAAGGTCGTCGATAACGGCCTGCAGCCGGTGACCCTGGCCGACAGCCAGGGGCAGGTGCGAGTGATTACCGTAGTCCCTTCTCTTGATACCCCGGTGTGCGATACCATGACCCGCAAGTTCAACGAGGAAGCGGCCAAGCTCCCCGAGAACGTCGTCGTTTACACCGTCAGCCTCGATCTCCCCTTTGCCCAGAAGCGTTGGTGCGGCAATGCCGGGATCGAGAAGGTGAAGACCCTCTCCGATTACCAGGAGCGGTCCTTTGGCCTCAACTACGGCCTGCTTATCGACGAACTCAAGCTGCTCGCCCGGGCGGTCCTGGTCATTGATCAGAAGGGGACGATCGCCTATCAGGAAATCGTCAAGGAAGTGACCGCCGAGCCCGACTACACTGCGGCGTTGGCGGCGGCCCGCGCCCTGCTCTAG